GGCATTGCTGCGACTGATGGCGGCCAGCTGGCCCTGCATCTCCTGCTGCAGGCGGTTCATCTCCTCGTGCGTGGCCTGCAGCTCCTCCATGTTCTGGCGCAGCTCTTCCTCATTCGCCTTTAGGCTCTCGGCCATGCGCTGGGTTTCCTGCAGCAGCTGCTGGTTCCGTTCGTTGTTCTTTACATGGGTGAGGGTACTGGCAATGTTTTCGGCCAGTTTTTCTACAAACTCTATCACATGGGGCTCGAAGCCGTGGAAGCCGGCAAACTCCAGCACGCCATGCAGCTGGCCGTTAGACATCAGGGGCACTACCAGCAGCGATTCGGGGTTGGCCTGGCCCAGGCCACTGGTAATGTTCACATAGTTCTGGGGCACCTCGCGCAGGTAGATGGTGCCCCGCTCCATGGCTGCCTGCCCCACCAGGCCTTCGCCTAGCTGAAAGGTCTTGGCCATGTACTTTTTACGGTCGTAGGCATAGCAGCCGATCAGCCTCAGTTCGGGTTTTTGGCTTACCCCGTCCTGTAGCAGGAAGAAGGCGCCCTGGATGGCATCTATGTAGCGGGTCAGGTTGCTAATGATCTGGTCGGCAAAGGTGTCCAGGTCCTGGTTTGCCCGCAGTATTTCGCCAAACTGGGCCATGCCCTTGATGCTCCAGTTTCGGCGGGCCTCGTCGTCGGCTACGGCTTTCAGGCGGTCGCGCATCTCTACCAGTGCGCTGCCTAGCAGGTCATCCTTCCCGCCTACTACAAACTCGGTGTCAAACTTATTCTGCCCCACGTCGTGCGCAAAGCTGGCAGCCCGCTCCAGGTTCATGCTCACGGTATTGATGCCGCGGGCTATGCGGCCCACCTCGTCCGAGGTTTCGGGCAGCTTGCGTTCCGACACTTCGCCTCGCTGTAGGTGCTCCAGCACCGGGTGTATGGCCCGCAGGTAGCGGAATGAGCGGCCAAACAGCAGGATGGGCAGGCTGGCCAGCAGCAGGGCACCCAGTATGGTGAACAGGATGCCCAGCACCCGCTGGCGCTGCACGCCTTCGGTTTGGCTGGCAATGGCCTCTAGCATCTGGGCCTTCTGCAGGCCCCGTAGGGTTTGTAGCTGGTTCTGTATCTGCACAAAGGCGGGCGATAGGGTGCCGCTCATCAGTTTGTCTGCAAAGGGGGTGTTTCCTACAATCAGGCTGTCCGACAGCTGCTGGGCGGCCTTATTGTAGATGGCTAGCTGGCGCAGCAGGGCATCCGATGCTTCCACCGCCCGGTCGTCTGCGTGTTCAAATTGCCTGGTGTAGCCAGATATTTCTTTCTGCTGTATGGCAGCCAGGCCACCGGCCTTACCCTCCAGGATCAGCAGGTGGTCTTCTTTGCCCTCGGCAGCGGTCATGCGCATCTGCGATATCAGCTCATGGCGCTCTGCCGTGGTGTGGTACAGCTTGCCTGTACTGCGGTCTAGCCGGGTAAAGGTATCTTCGGTGTGCTGGCGCAGGCCCAGCGCCTCATCCAGGCCAGCGAGTAGCCAGATGCCTAGCCCGCCGAAAATACAGGCAGAAAAAGCCACAAGCAGGATAACACGCTGCTTCAGGCTTAGGCTAGGGCGAATGGGGGAGTTTGGTTTTCTTTCCATTTGCTATGATGATTGGTGATAAATTATAGATCCGGCAATAGCCGACTGATCCTTACAAAGCTCGCTACTGGCCACACCCAATGCATCAGCTTTACTGCTGAATTATAAAATTCACTATATTATACTATCAGTGTTCCTATTTTTGGTAGGCCTGCCTGCGGATAGAATTACGCCTAAGTGCCCATTTTTAAAATCTATTTTTTTTCGCCCAATTTTTTCTGACATGGGTCTGTGGTTTTCTTCCTATCTCGGGCAAAATCCATTCTAGCAGCTGCTCGGTACGCGTCTGCACACGGATAGGCGAATTACCACTTCGCACGCCGCTGCCAGTTTGTGCCTAGATCTGGGCAAAGGGACGTGTGGGGCAGCGCCATGCAGCTGCTACGGGGGGCCAACTCTTTTGCTATCTATGCGTATTGGACACCCAAATGGACACACTACCGGAATATTCGACGGCAGAGCTGGCCCTGCGAAACGGACAGGACCGGCCCGAGATATGGACTGCCTACCAGGGCATCATCTATGATGTAACCGATAGCAAGCTGTGGCGCAACGGCAAGCACTACCAGCACTGGGCAGGCTGCGACCTGACTGCCGAGATGGAACGGGCCCCCCACACCCAGCGCGTTTTTGATGGGCTGAGGGCTGTGGGCCGGCTAAAGGACTATGTGCCCACACCCGGTGCCGAAAACAGGCAGTAGACCACCCTTTGGTTTGCCAGCGGGCTAGTTTCCGTTCAGGATCAGGGGGAGGCCACCCTCGCCACTGCCTATCACCACGATCTTGCTATTGGGGCTGTTAGCCAGCTCTTTGGTTACCTCTATGCCCCTTAGCTTCAGCAGGTTGGGGGTCAGGCTCTGGTTTACAATGCGCTGGTAGTCTGCCACACCCTCCGCTTCTATGCGCTTGCGCAGCTTTTCCTTTTCCTCGCGCTGCAGCCGGTACTCATACTGCAGGGCCTGCTGCTGCTCCTTCAGCTTGGTTTTGATGGCGGCCTGGATCTCGTCGGGCAGGTTTATGTCTCGCACCAGCACGGTTTCGCACAGGATGCCGTGGCGTGCCAGGCGGCGGCGCATCAGTTCGTATATCTCCTGCTGCACCTGCTCGCGCTGGGTGTTGTATATCTCCTCTTCGTCGTACTTGCCTACAATCTCGCGCGTAACGCTGCGCAGCTCGGGCAGGATTATCTTGCTGAAGTAGGCCTCCTCGTTGCCCCCTATGTTTACAAACACATAGCGCAGGCTATCCTCCGTGGCCCGGTAGCGCAGGCTTAGCTCTATCTCTATATCCAGGCCGTTCTTGCTC
This Bacteroidota bacterium DNA region includes the following protein-coding sequences:
- a CDS encoding cytochrome b5 codes for the protein MDTLPEYSTAELALRNGQDRPEIWTAYQGIIYDVTDSKLWRNGKHYQHWAGCDLTAEMERAPHTQRVFDGLRAVGRLKDYVPTPGAENRQ
- a CDS encoding prohibitin family protein, yielding MRLPLPRFAIPVAIALVAALILVNFKRIDAGERGILYNSLSGQVDEATKGSGLHVYFSWYDMQVYDMRIAETKQRMNVLSKNGLDIEIELSLRYRATEDSLRYVFVNIGGNEEAYFSKIILPELRSVTREIVGKYDEEEIYNTQREQVQQEIYELMRRRLARHGILCETVLVRDINLPDEIQAAIKTKLKEQQQALQYEYRLQREEKEKLRKRIEAEGVADYQRIVNQSLTPNLLKLRGIEVTKELANSPNSKIVVIGSGEGGLPLILNGN